Proteins found in one Triticum aestivum cultivar Chinese Spring chromosome 4D, IWGSC CS RefSeq v2.1, whole genome shotgun sequence genomic segment:
- the LOC123097291 gene encoding 14-3-3-like protein GF14-D translates to MSPAEPTRDESVYMAKLAEQAERYEEMVEFMERVAKATGGAGPGEELSVEERNLLSVAYKNVIGARRASWRIISSIEQKEEGRGNDAHAATIRSYRSKIEAELAKICNGILALLDSHLVPSAGAAESKVFYLKMKGDYHRYLAEFKSGEERKEAAESTMNAYKAAQDIALADLAPTHPIRLGLALNFSVFYYEILNSPDRACNLAKQAFDEAISELDSLGEESYKDSTLIMQLLRDNLTLWTSDTNEDDVDEIKEAPVPKESGDGQ, encoded by the exons ATGTCACCGGCAGAGCCGACGCGAGACGAGAGCGTCTACATGGCCAAGCTTGCGGAGCAGGCCGAGCGCTACGAGGAGATGGTGGAGTTCATGGAGCGCGTCGCGAAGGCCACCGGCGGGGCAGGGCCCGGGGAGGAGCTATCCGTTGAGGAGCGCAACCTGCTCTCTGTGGCTTACAAGAATGTCATCGGGGCCCGGCGCGCGTCCTGGAGGATCATCTCCTCCATCGAGCAGAAGGAGGAAGGTCGGGGCAACGACGCGCACGCCGCCACCATCCGCTCCTACCGCAGCAAGATCGAGGCCGAGCTCGCAAAGATCTGCAACGGCATCCTCGCCCTGCTTGATTCCCACCTCGTGCCATCCGCCGGAGCTGCCGAGTCCAAAGTCTTCTATCTCAAGATGAAGGGCGACTACCACAG GTACCTTGCAGAGTTTAAGTCCGGTGAGGAGAGGAAGGAAGCCGCCGAGAGCACCATGAACGCGTACAAAGCTGCTCAG GATATCGCCCTAGCAGATTTGGCTCCAACCCACCCCATCAGGCTTGGGCTTGCACTCAACTTTTCTGTGTTCTACTATGAGATCTTGAACTCCCCTGACCGCGCCTGCAACCTTGCGAAACAA GCCTTTGATGAGGCTATATCAGAGCTGGACAGCTTAGGCGAGGAATCCTACAAGGACAGCACTTTAATCATGCAGCTCCTGCGTGACAATTTGACTCTATGGACATCCGACACCAAT GAGGATGACGTTGATGAGATTAAGGAAGCCCCAGTTCCAAAAGAATCTGGAGACGGACAGTGA